Part of the Aquimarina sp. MAR_2010_214 genome is shown below.
ATAGCTTCTTCTTTCAATTGTCTATAAGGACGGTACAATGCTAATCGTACAATAATATACAACGCTACAGCAGCCATAACGATAAAAGCTAGTGTAGTACTATATACAAATAGCATTACCAAAAGTCCTATAGCCATTATACCATCTACTACCGTTTCAATAAGGCCAGTAGTTAATAATTGTTTTACATCTTCAAGAGAACCAAATCGCGAAATGATATCTCCAATATGTCTTTTCTCAAAGTAATCCATTGGCAGTTTTAACAAATGCCGTAATAGATTAGCTGCCATCTGGATATTAAGTTGCGTTCCCATATATAAAATAACCACACCACGTAATGCTGTTACCCCCAAATTAACCAACCTCATAAGTCCAAAACCTAAAGCTAATATCAGCAACAAATCCAAATCTCTACTAATGATTACATCATCTACCACCAATTGCATGTAAAACGGCGTAGCGATAGCAAATACCTGCAATAACAATGATAATATTAAAATCTGTGTTAATACCCGCTTCAAACCAGTTATTCTACTCCAGAAATCAGATAGCTTTGCTCTTTTTGAAATTTTTTCTGGTTTAAAATCTGGTGTAGGCGTTAATTCTAAGGCGACTCCTGTAAAATGTTTTGAAACTTCTGATAATTTTAAAACTCTTTTTCCTACAGCCGGATCATGTATGGTTATTTTATTTCCTTTTACAGATGTGAGTACTACAAAATGATTTAAATCCCAATGTAAAATGCAGGGTGTTTTTAATTGAGAAAGCTCTTCTAAATCAAGGCGTAACGGTCTCGAACTAAACTGAAGATTATCGGCTAGTTTTATAAGTCCTTGTAGTGTTGCTCCTTTAGAAGATATAGAGTATTTACGCCGTAAAGCATTGAGATCTGATTTATGTCCATAGTAATTAGCAACCATAGCTACAGAAGCTAACCCACACTCTGCTACCTCTGTCTGTATGATTACAGGCACTCTTTTTCTCCAACCGTAATGAAGTAAATGAATTGGATTTTGCATATGCTATAATTTTCCTTTTAAACTATAAATAGGTTCTAGCAACCATTGCCCCAGGCTGCGTTCTTCTAAAATAATATCTGCTGCCACAGACATTCCTGATTGTAATGGCATTTTTTTACCATAGGCACTAATATTTTGTACATCTAAGGCTACTTTTATACGATATACAGGTTCCTGCATAGGGATCGGAATCTCCACCTCATTAGGATTAATAACCGCCTCTGCTATTTGCACAATTTTACCTTGATACAATCCATATCGTTGATATGGAAAGGCATCATATCGTAGTAATACCTGCTGATTCTTTTTTACAAAACCAATAGCTCTCGAAGGCAAAAACAATTCAGCATACAACGTTGTATTTTCGGGAATAATCGTTAATATAGGAACAGCAGAAGATACATTTTGTCCAATATTAACCTGAGTTGAAGTAATACGACCATTTACCGGGGCTTTAACCATATAAGAATGACTGTTTTTTAATTCTATAAGGCGTTCTTCTATTTGTACCAACTGGTTTTGCAATTCTTTTAATCGGGTACTTTTGCGTAAAGGGGATTGCTCTTGTTGCTTTTGTATATTAGCAATTTCTGTTTTCTTATTAATTTGCAATCTTTTTGTAGCATTAAAAGATGCCTTAGCACTAAAATACATACTTCTTTTACTACTAAGGTCATCTTCAGAAACTAGCCCTTTTACTCTCAATTTTTTATAGGTATTCCATTGGTTTTTTGCCAGCTGTACTTGTTCTTTCTGACTTTGTAATTGTTGATTGATCTGATAGTATTCGTTCTTGTGATTAGCTAGAATTACTGATAAGCGATTACCTTCGCTATCCAGAACTTGCGTTTCATCAATAATTCGTTGTTCGAGGTTTGTTTTTTGTTGCTCTAGTCGGGTGATCAATTGCTGATTGATACTTATACTATCTTTTGTACCTCGTTCTGTAGTAACTTCGAGTAAGTTTTGGCCTTTACTAACTTCTTGGCCATCTGTACTATGTTTTTTATCAATAACACCGTTAAAAGGTGCATACACGCGTACTAAACCTTTATCGGGCACCAAATACCCTGTTACCATTTCACGACGAGCAAAGGTTCCGAAAGCTAAAAAGAACCCCACTATGACAACAACCAAAGTAATTGTCCCTGTAAAGATCCAAAATGATATGGGGCGAATTAACAAAACGTCTCCTAATAACCGTTGTGTATTACTCTGTATAGCTTCTTTACGAAATAGCGGGGAACTCATATCTAATATTATTTATACTCCTGTAAAAGTCTTTTTCTTTCCAGATCCTGTTAGGCAAATCCCAAACGTTTTTTGACAATCTGGAGTGCAAGAATCAACTACCCCAGCATTTCCATGATAGACGCCTCCATTTATTTGCTGTAATTGAAGATTAGAAATTGTACTTTTTTTAAGATTTAATTTTTTCATTATATTGATTTTTATCTTTTTATTTGATGTGATTTCTTTATACAAAATTGTTATTTAAACCCTCCTGAGCTTTCTCTCAGGAGGGTTTATTATCAAAAACTATTTGGCTTCATGAACTTCTGAACCTACAGCAACTGCTGTTACACGTGGACCTGATATTGCTTTCCATGCTTTTTTTCCATATTTAACTGCAGCTTTTACAATTACACCGATTACTGCTCCATTTACGTCTTGTACTTCTTTACCGTTTAATTCTCTCATGATTATGTATAGTATTTATAAAACCTTCATAAAGGTTTTTGTGATTAATTATTATTTTTATGTTAATAAGTAGCATTAAAAAAGCATACTTATTTATTGTTTTTAATAAGCTATTACACTTTAGAGGAGATCTAACAATTTTCTATTATGAAAAACCTATACTTAGATTATTATTAGACCTCCATCCTGTAATTGATAATCTAATATCAAGAATTTATTAATTCTTAATATTAATTACCTCTGGATTCAACTTATTTACCACTATTTAATACTTCGTTTGCTCCAGCGCCTCCCGCAGCAGCAGTCACAAACTTCCACGCCTCTTTCACTCCTTTTACTATACTTTTTCCACCTTTCACTATTATTTTGATAACCACTCCTCCATTTACTTCTTGTACTTCTTCAAATTTTAAATCTCTCATTTTTTTAAATTTTAATTATTAAACTTATTTTTCATCAATGCGCTTTGACATCAACAAACATACAAAAACAAAACACTGAATAACAAGTAGTTATGACTGGTATTCTAGAATTTCGATCGTTTTTCCAGAATTTCGATTTTGTTTTTATAGAAAAAATGCGATGATTGTTTTTTTGGATACTATTATCCATTAAGAAAGTGAATGTCTAGTCATAAAAAAAGTAGTTTTCACTAAGCTTTTTATATACATCAAAACAATGTAAAGCCAAAATATACACAGTAACAGAATCAATCATTGAAAATTGATATAATTCTTATCTGTTATAAAGTAAAAAAACCGCCTGAAGTTCATTTCAGACGGTTTACATATTTTACAACTCATTTACATATAGAGTCTAAGAAATAGGGAACCAATACATTTTATTCTCCTAAAAAATTTTAAATAACTACCCGTTGTGCATTTGAGATTTTTTATCCTACTAATTTCAAAATGCACAACGGGTCAGTAACTATATTAAAGTTTACATAACTTATTTATTATAGCATACTTTGTTAACCCTGCTAAATTTCTAACATTCAATTTTGAAATTAGATTTTTTCTATGGCTTTCTATGGTATGCTTACTCAAAAACAGTTTATCAGAAATTTCTTTTGTTGTAAACTCTTGAGCAATTAAAATAATAACCTCAAT
Proteins encoded:
- a CDS encoding HlyD family secretion protein, which codes for MSSPLFRKEAIQSNTQRLLGDVLLIRPISFWIFTGTITLVVVIVGFFLAFGTFARREMVTGYLVPDKGLVRVYAPFNGVIDKKHSTDGQEVSKGQNLLEVTTERGTKDSISINQQLITRLEQQKTNLEQRIIDETQVLDSEGNRLSVILANHKNEYYQINQQLQSQKEQVQLAKNQWNTYKKLRVKGLVSEDDLSSKRSMYFSAKASFNATKRLQINKKTEIANIQKQQEQSPLRKSTRLKELQNQLVQIEERLIELKNSHSYMVKAPVNGRITSTQVNIGQNVSSAVPILTIIPENTTLYAELFLPSRAIGFVKKNQQVLLRYDAFPYQRYGLYQGKIVQIAEAVINPNEVEIPIPMQEPVYRIKVALDVQNISAYGKKMPLQSGMSVAADIILEERSLGQWLLEPIYSLKGKL